The following are from one region of the Ruficoccus sp. ZRK36 genome:
- a CDS encoding VOC family protein, which translates to MPISFDHTRIRVSDLDKSIDWYCKTCGFEVLKRTDKSPSGNQLVHMQIPGSAHKLELTYSPDYKVEVPEDLVHTCIRVDDVVAHCQMLEDAGIEVWPGDWKEKFTPDNDHKMAFITDPDGYEVEILAL; encoded by the coding sequence ATGCCTATTTCCTTTGACCACACCCGCATCCGCGTCAGCGATCTCGACAAATCTATCGACTGGTACTGCAAGACCTGCGGCTTTGAAGTGCTCAAGCGCACCGACAAGTCCCCCTCCGGCAACCAACTCGTTCACATGCAGATCCCCGGCAGCGCCCACAAGCTGGAGCTGACCTACTCACCCGACTACAAGGTCGAAGTCCCCGAGGATCTCGTGCACACCTGCATCCGCGTGGACGATGTCGTAGCCCACTGCCAGATGCTCGAAGACGCGGGTATCGAAGTGTGGCCCGGCGACTGGAAGGAAAAGTTTACCCCCGACAACGACCACAAGATGGCCTTCATCACCGACCCCGACGGCTACGAAGTCGAAATCCTCGCCCTTTGA
- the alr gene encoding alanine racemase, producing the protein MKAYRCWAEIDLGALERNLGRIRAALPPHMQYVAVVKADAYGHGMPRMVARLMQSGASMFAVANVYEGAELREVGRGWPILVLGPILPEEERYLAEYDLTATISTPEEVDRLSAAAARANTILPVHLKIDTGMGRLGVWHEDAASLYEKVMAAAGLKLAGIFTHFSSADTDPAFTSEQRNRFLHALETLPDLDTSKLLIHADNSAGLESLSPDSPFNAVRIGLLQFGCLPYPDSFLAELKPEPVLSFHTRVGITKSLPAGTSISYGQTFQLTRDSRLGVLTAGYGDGIPTTASNRAQVIIRGHRCPVLGRVTMDQTIVDLTDCPEAQAGDRVTLIGHQGDECIEVQEFSQWAMCIPWEAFCSITKRVPRLYRTSREQ; encoded by the coding sequence ATGAAAGCATATCGTTGCTGGGCGGAAATAGACTTGGGCGCACTGGAGCGCAACCTGGGCCGGATACGGGCGGCGCTGCCGCCGCATATGCAGTACGTAGCCGTGGTCAAGGCCGACGCCTATGGGCATGGCATGCCGCGCATGGTCGCCCGACTCATGCAGAGCGGGGCCAGTATGTTTGCCGTGGCCAACGTCTATGAAGGCGCCGAGCTGCGCGAAGTTGGCCGAGGCTGGCCGATTCTGGTTCTCGGCCCCATCCTGCCCGAGGAAGAGCGCTATCTGGCCGAGTATGATCTGACCGCCACGATCTCGACCCCCGAGGAGGTGGACCGCCTCTCGGCGGCTGCAGCCCGCGCCAACACCATCCTCCCCGTCCACCTGAAAATCGACACCGGCATGGGGCGACTGGGCGTCTGGCACGAGGACGCAGCCTCCCTCTACGAAAAAGTCATGGCTGCCGCCGGCCTGAAGCTGGCCGGGATATTTACCCACTTCTCCAGCGCCGACACAGACCCGGCATTTACCAGCGAGCAGCGCAACCGCTTTCTGCATGCGCTGGAGACACTGCCGGACCTCGACACCTCCAAGCTGCTCATCCATGCCGACAACAGCGCCGGGCTGGAATCGCTCAGCCCCGATTCCCCCTTCAATGCCGTCCGTATCGGGCTGCTGCAGTTTGGCTGCCTCCCCTACCCGGATTCTTTCCTGGCCGAGCTCAAACCCGAGCCCGTCCTGAGCTTCCATACCCGCGTCGGCATCACGAAAAGCCTGCCAGCGGGCACCAGTATCAGCTACGGGCAGACTTTTCAGCTGACTCGTGACTCGCGCCTGGGCGTGCTCACTGCTGGCTACGGAGACGGCATCCCCACGACCGCCAGTAACCGCGCCCAAGTCATCATCCGCGGGCACCGGTGCCCGGTACTGGGGCGGGTAACGATGGACCAGACCATCGTCGATCTGACGGACTGCCCCGAGGCGCAGGCGGGAGACCGCGTCACCCTCATCGGGCATCAGGGTGATGAGTGCATCGAGGTGCAGGAGTTTAGCCAGTGGGCCATGTGTATTCCATGGGAGGCGTTCTGCTCGATCACCAAGCGCGTCCCCCGACTCTATCGCACCTCCCGCGAACAATAG
- a CDS encoding serine/threonine-protein kinase: MRIVVAHKRLIDNMEYELVRQIAEGGMGMVYEARQHGTDEFSKVVAIKVIREEFSAIDEFRANFIGEARLVADLIHTNIVQTYHLGSIDGQYFMVMEYVNGINTEEFINKHMETNQLVPIELAVFIVSRICRGLAYAHNKRDMYGRPLGIVHRDVGPKNIMLAYEGDVKLTDFGIAKALDLMYNEEGEVIAGKDEYLSPEQARKEITDERADIFPCGIVLSELLLGYNIFEGEIPEQTRHKIEYLDLPDFTRMREGIDSKLNDILHRCLARPREDRYQTASEMLTALEVYLYSDGYGPTNEKLSVYLKDLYSSKGGSASTRWFTGKA, from the coding sequence ATGAGGATTGTGGTAGCCCATAAACGACTCATCGACAACATGGAGTACGAACTCGTCCGCCAGATTGCGGAGGGGGGAATGGGCATGGTCTACGAGGCCCGCCAGCACGGGACCGACGAGTTCAGCAAGGTCGTAGCCATCAAGGTGATTCGCGAGGAGTTCTCCGCCATCGACGAGTTTCGGGCGAACTTCATCGGTGAGGCCCGCCTGGTAGCCGACCTCATCCACACGAACATCGTGCAGACCTACCACCTCGGCTCGATCGACGGGCAGTACTTCATGGTCATGGAGTACGTCAACGGCATCAACACCGAGGAGTTTATCAACAAGCACATGGAGACCAACCAGCTCGTCCCGATCGAGCTGGCGGTATTCATCGTCTCGCGCATCTGCCGCGGCCTGGCCTACGCCCATAACAAACGCGACATGTACGGGCGCCCCCTGGGCATCGTCCACCGCGACGTGGGCCCGAAAAACATCATGCTCGCCTATGAGGGTGACGTGAAGCTGACCGACTTCGGCATCGCGAAGGCCCTGGACCTGATGTACAATGAGGAGGGCGAAGTGATCGCCGGTAAGGACGAGTACCTCTCGCCCGAGCAGGCCCGCAAGGAAATCACCGACGAGCGGGCAGACATTTTCCCCTGCGGCATTGTGCTCTCCGAGCTGCTGCTGGGTTACAACATTTTCGAGGGCGAAATACCCGAACAGACCCGGCACAAGATCGAGTACCTCGACCTGCCGGACTTCACGCGCATGCGCGAGGGCATCGACTCGAAGCTCAACGACATCCTCCACCGCTGCCTGGCTCGCCCCCGCGAAGACCGCTACCAGACAGCCTCCGAGATGCTTACCGCGCTGGAGGTCTACCTCTACAGCGACGGCTATGGCCCCACGAATGAAAAGCTCTCGGTCTACCTGAAGGATCTGTACAGCAGCAAGGGTGGCTCCGCCAGCACCCGCTGGTTCACAGGAAAGGCTTGA
- the rpoN gene encoding RNA polymerase factor sigma-54, whose protein sequence is MANQGFQQVQKQTQSLVLAPQLRQSLKILQAPALELRNTILEELQANPTLEELPMEGVSIEQQSADPDSSSSEDEERPREMEMSDSDYSVLSNLNEEFREYFAQENSAGSYSRDDEERRQHFFDSLTSETSLQEHLLRQADLSELDELERAAMDYLVGSLDDRGFLTSSLSDLALMANLPLSSVQSAAEALKSFDPAGIGAKDLQDCLLTQLHLQGRHKSLPARIIKDHFDLLLRRRIPELARKVSSPAEDVQEAIEEIAMLDPAPGRKFGDDSNRVIVPDVRVEKDGDEWIIHLNNDYIPRLRISHAYKEMIARGIVNGKDREYVREKIRSGKFLINSIEQRQQTIERITREILRLQHDFFEEGVSKLRPLTMNQVAELVGVHETTVSRAIANKFIETPHGVFEFKYFFTPGYQGQDGQTFSNKSVKDQIAHIIEDEEPAKPFSDQGIVAILAEKDIKIARRTVAKYREELGILPTNLRRRYN, encoded by the coding sequence ATGGCCAACCAAGGGTTTCAGCAGGTTCAGAAGCAGACGCAGTCGCTGGTGCTCGCACCGCAGCTGCGCCAGTCGCTGAAGATTCTCCAGGCCCCAGCCCTGGAGCTGCGTAACACTATCCTCGAAGAGCTTCAGGCCAACCCGACGCTGGAGGAGCTGCCCATGGAGGGCGTCAGCATCGAGCAGCAGTCTGCCGACCCCGACAGCTCAAGCTCCGAGGACGAGGAGCGCCCCCGCGAGATGGAGATGAGCGACAGCGACTACTCCGTCCTGAGCAACCTCAACGAGGAGTTCCGCGAATACTTCGCCCAGGAAAACTCCGCTGGCTCGTACTCGCGTGATGACGAGGAGCGCCGCCAGCACTTTTTCGATTCGCTGACCTCGGAGACCTCCCTGCAGGAGCACCTCCTGCGACAGGCCGACCTCTCCGAGCTCGACGAGCTTGAGCGCGCCGCCATGGACTACCTCGTCGGCAGCCTCGATGACCGCGGCTTTCTGACCTCCAGCCTCTCCGACCTCGCGCTCATGGCGAACCTGCCGCTCTCCAGCGTACAGAGCGCCGCCGAGGCGCTGAAGAGCTTTGATCCGGCCGGGATCGGTGCAAAGGATTTACAGGACTGCCTGCTGACGCAGCTCCACCTGCAGGGGCGGCACAAGTCCCTGCCCGCCCGCATCATCAAGGACCACTTTGATCTGCTGTTGCGCCGCCGCATCCCGGAGCTCGCCCGCAAAGTTTCCTCCCCGGCCGAGGACGTGCAGGAAGCGATTGAGGAAATCGCCATGCTCGACCCGGCCCCCGGCCGCAAGTTCGGGGACGACTCCAACCGCGTCATCGTGCCCGATGTGCGGGTGGAAAAAGACGGGGACGAGTGGATCATCCACCTCAACAACGACTACATCCCGCGCCTGCGCATCTCCCATGCCTACAAGGAAATGATCGCCCGCGGCATCGTGAACGGCAAGGACCGCGAGTACGTGCGGGAAAAAATCCGCTCCGGTAAGTTTCTCATCAACTCCATCGAGCAGCGCCAGCAGACCATTGAGCGCATAACCCGCGAAATCCTCCGCCTGCAGCACGACTTTTTCGAGGAGGGCGTCTCCAAGCTACGCCCGTTGACGATGAATCAGGTGGCCGAGCTGGTCGGTGTTCACGAGACAACCGTCTCCCGCGCCATCGCCAACAAATTCATCGAAACCCCGCACGGCGTTTTCGAGTTCAAGTACTTCTTCACTCCCGGCTATCAGGGCCAGGACGGGCAGACCTTTTCCAACAAGAGCGTCAAGGACCAGATCGCCCACATCATCGAGGACGAAGAGCCGGCCAAACCTTTCAGCGATCAGGGGATCGTGGCCATCCTGGCCGAAAAGGACATCAAGATCGCCCGCCGCACCGTGGCCAAGTACCGCGAAGAGCTGGGCATCCTCCCCACCAATCTCCGCCGCAGATATAACTGA
- a CDS encoding iron-sulfur cluster assembly accessory protein, translated as MIKLTESAAERISSLRDKLKDDTKFLRLFVEPGGCSGFEYGMSFDEEKDGDTKMESMGVTLLVDAASMPYLDGCVINFDDGLTGKGFDIVNPNATSTCGCGKSFS; from the coding sequence ATGATTAAGCTCACTGAAAGTGCCGCCGAACGTATTTCCTCTCTCCGCGATAAACTCAAGGATGACACCAAGTTCCTGCGCCTGTTCGTCGAGCCGGGCGGCTGCTCCGGCTTTGAGTACGGGATGAGCTTCGACGAGGAGAAGGACGGCGATACCAAGATGGAGAGCATGGGCGTGACCCTGCTCGTGGACGCCGCCAGCATGCCGTACCTCGACGGCTGCGTGATCAACTTTGACGACGGTCTCACCGGCAAGGGCTTTGACATCGTCAACCCGAACGCCACCAGCACCTGCGGCTGCGGCAAGAGCTTCAGCTAG
- the ubiE gene encoding bifunctional demethylmenaquinone methyltransferase/2-methoxy-6-polyprenyl-1,4-benzoquinol methylase UbiE, translating into MPEGAAISRMFAGIASRYDCANHLLSFGQDYRWRRKLAAMVKARDPKDVVDLATGSGDVAFTLRETLGPRVAVTGLDFCQPMLDQAEEKKKQRPGTENLRFAFGDCMNLPLNDATVDAITISFGLRNFEDRERGMREMLRVLRPGGAAFILEFSQPSWWMKPFYYAYLKGILPLMARMATGNRDAYEYLGDSIEKFPARPVFAQQLRDVGFAEVKAIPMTGGIVAIHEARA; encoded by the coding sequence ATGCCAGAAGGAGCCGCCATCAGCCGGATGTTTGCCGGGATCGCCAGTCGCTATGACTGCGCCAACCACCTGCTTAGTTTCGGGCAGGACTATCGCTGGCGCCGTAAGCTGGCCGCTATGGTCAAGGCCCGCGACCCTAAGGACGTGGTGGATCTGGCCACCGGCAGCGGCGATGTCGCCTTTACCCTGCGCGAGACGCTCGGCCCCCGCGTCGCCGTCACCGGGCTGGATTTCTGCCAGCCCATGCTCGACCAGGCCGAGGAGAAAAAGAAGCAGCGCCCAGGCACCGAGAACCTGCGCTTCGCCTTTGGGGACTGCATGAACCTGCCTCTCAACGACGCCACTGTCGATGCCATCACCATCTCTTTTGGGCTGCGCAACTTCGAGGACCGCGAACGCGGCATGCGCGAGATGCTCCGCGTCCTGCGCCCCGGCGGCGCGGCCTTCATCCTGGAGTTTTCCCAGCCCTCGTGGTGGATGAAGCCCTTTTACTACGCCTACCTCAAGGGCATCCTCCCGCTCATGGCCCGCATGGCCACCGGTAACCGCGACGCCTACGAATACCTCGGTGACTCGATTGAGAAGTTCCCTGCCCGCCCGGTCTTCGCCCAGCAGCTGCGCGATGTCGGCTTCGCTGAGGTCAAAGCCATCCCCATGACCGGCGGCATCGTCGCCATCCATGAGGCCAGGGCATAG